One Eubalaena glacialis isolate mEubGla1 chromosome 11, mEubGla1.1.hap2.+ XY, whole genome shotgun sequence DNA segment encodes these proteins:
- the LYZ gene encoding lysozyme C isoform X1 produces the protein MWAKSSTSASPKYGEGLDLVGSAYRVRDNKSTLPVHFLNLYQSCFLAINIYVILRTSEYPSSNIRKKTFKVSGPINGSCFPHVSKGGAARPLGEEGSEKMLNTRASSAWSAWRSGFSVNMKAVLILGLLLLSVAVQGKIFERCELARTLKRLGLDGFQGISLANWVCLAKWESSYNTRATNYNRGSRSTDYGIFQINSRYWCNDGKTPRAVNGCHIPCSVLLKDDITEAVKCAKRVVRDPQGIRAWVAWRNRCQNQDLRSYVQGCGV, from the exons tgccAGCCCAAAATACGGGGAAGGTCTGGACCTGGTGGGGTCTGCTTACAGAGTAAGGGACAATAAATCAACTCTTCCAGTGCATTTTCTGAACCTTTATCAAAGCTGTTTCCTGGCTATCAATATTTAC GTCATCCTTAGGACCTCAGAATATCCTTCTTCAAACATaaggaagaaaacttttaaagtcAGTGGACCAATAAACGGTTCCTGTTTTCCACATGTCTCAAAGGGTGGAGCTGCCAGACCGCTCGGAGAAGAAGGAAGTGAAAAGATGTTAAATACCAGGGCCAGCTCAGCCTGGTCAGCCTGGAGGTCTGGCTTCTCGGTCAACATGAAGGCTGTGCTTATTCTGGGGCTTCTCCTCCTTTCTGTCGCTGTCCAAGGCAAGATCTTTGAGAGGTGTGAGCTTGCCAGAACTCTGAAAAGACTTGGATTGGATGGCTTTCAGGGAATCAGCCTGGCAAACT GGGTGTGTTTGGCCAAATGGGAAAGCAGTTATAACACACGAGCTACAAACTACAATCGTGGAAGCCGAAGCACTGATTATGGGATATTTCAAATCAATAGCCGCTACTGGTGTAATGATGGCAAAACCCCACGAGCAGTTAACGGCTGTCACATACCCTGCAGCG TGTTGCTGAAAGATGACATCACTGAAgctgtaaaatgtgcaaagaggGTTGTCCGTGATCCACAAGGCATTAGAGCATG GGTGGCATGGAGAAATCGTTGTCAAAACCAAGATCTCAGGAGTTACGTTCAGGGTTGCGGAGTGTAA
- the LYZ gene encoding lysozyme C isoform X2 translates to MKSASPKYGEGLDLVGSAYRVRDNKSTLPVHFLNLYQSCFLAINIYVILRTSEYPSSNIRKKTFKVSGPINGSCFPHVSKGGAARPLGEEGSEKMLNTRASSAWSAWRSGFSVNMKAVLILGLLLLSVAVQGKIFERCELARTLKRLGLDGFQGISLANWVCLAKWESSYNTRATNYNRGSRSTDYGIFQINSRYWCNDGKTPRAVNGCHIPCSVLLKDDITEAVKCAKRVVRDPQGIRAWVAWRNRCQNQDLRSYVQGCGV, encoded by the exons tgccAGCCCAAAATACGGGGAAGGTCTGGACCTGGTGGGGTCTGCTTACAGAGTAAGGGACAATAAATCAACTCTTCCAGTGCATTTTCTGAACCTTTATCAAAGCTGTTTCCTGGCTATCAATATTTAC GTCATCCTTAGGACCTCAGAATATCCTTCTTCAAACATaaggaagaaaacttttaaagtcAGTGGACCAATAAACGGTTCCTGTTTTCCACATGTCTCAAAGGGTGGAGCTGCCAGACCGCTCGGAGAAGAAGGAAGTGAAAAGATGTTAAATACCAGGGCCAGCTCAGCCTGGTCAGCCTGGAGGTCTGGCTTCTCGGTCAACATGAAGGCTGTGCTTATTCTGGGGCTTCTCCTCCTTTCTGTCGCTGTCCAAGGCAAGATCTTTGAGAGGTGTGAGCTTGCCAGAACTCTGAAAAGACTTGGATTGGATGGCTTTCAGGGAATCAGCCTGGCAAACT GGGTGTGTTTGGCCAAATGGGAAAGCAGTTATAACACACGAGCTACAAACTACAATCGTGGAAGCCGAAGCACTGATTATGGGATATTTCAAATCAATAGCCGCTACTGGTGTAATGATGGCAAAACCCCACGAGCAGTTAACGGCTGTCACATACCCTGCAGCG TGTTGCTGAAAGATGACATCACTGAAgctgtaaaatgtgcaaagaggGTTGTCCGTGATCCACAAGGCATTAGAGCATG GGTGGCATGGAGAAATCGTTGTCAAAACCAAGATCTCAGGAGTTACGTTCAGGGTTGCGGAGTGTAA